The following proteins come from a genomic window of Gordonia westfalica:
- a CDS encoding hemolysin family protein, giving the protein MGDLWAVVLAFALLAGNAFFVGAEFSLISARRDRLEALAESGKTRARTVIRAGENLSLMLAGAQLGITICSILLGRVGEPAVAHLIEKPLELAHVPHALLHPISFAIALSLVVVLHILLGEMVPKNIALAGPESAAMLLVPVHLMFIRLVRPLISFYNWTANISLRLMRVEPKDELESTVSLGELAQMLGESKQEGLIDAEEHERLTRALQSIGRTVAEVMIPLEQMRSVSVQVSASGGIGPTLGAVEKAVSDTGFSRFPVRGPDGTFTGYLHLKDVLDEILDEHIGPDTIIGVDKIRPLPVIASNTPLDEATTVLRRTSAHLGAVVDDNGRTIGIVPLADLVEEFVGNVRDETHRV; this is encoded by the coding sequence ATGGGTGACCTCTGGGCAGTTGTGCTGGCCTTTGCGCTGCTGGCCGGCAACGCTTTCTTCGTCGGCGCCGAGTTCTCCCTCATCTCGGCCCGCCGCGACCGTCTCGAGGCGTTGGCCGAGAGCGGGAAGACGCGCGCACGGACCGTCATCCGGGCCGGCGAGAACCTGTCGCTGATGCTGGCCGGGGCCCAGCTGGGCATCACGATCTGCTCGATCCTGCTCGGTCGCGTCGGCGAGCCGGCAGTCGCGCACCTCATCGAGAAGCCGCTGGAACTCGCCCACGTGCCGCACGCGCTGCTGCACCCGATCTCATTCGCCATCGCGTTGTCCCTGGTGGTCGTGCTGCACATCCTGCTCGGTGAGATGGTGCCGAAGAACATCGCACTCGCCGGACCCGAATCGGCGGCCATGCTGCTGGTACCGGTGCATCTGATGTTCATCCGCCTGGTGCGTCCGCTGATATCCTTCTACAACTGGACCGCCAACATCTCGCTGCGACTGATGCGCGTCGAACCGAAGGACGAACTCGAGTCCACCGTGTCGCTGGGCGAACTGGCCCAGATGCTCGGCGAGTCCAAGCAGGAGGGACTGATCGACGCCGAGGAGCACGAGCGACTCACCCGGGCCCTGCAGTCCATCGGCCGCACGGTCGCCGAGGTGATGATCCCCCTCGAGCAGATGCGCAGCGTCAGCGTCCAGGTGTCCGCCTCCGGCGGGATCGGACCGACCCTCGGCGCCGTCGAGAAGGCCGTCAGCGACACCGGTTTCTCCCGCTTCCCCGTTCGCGGACCGGACGGCACCTTCACCGGTTACCTGCACCTGAAGGACGTCCTCGACGAGATCCTCGACGAGCACATCGGTCCGGACACCATCATCGGTGTCGACAAGATCCGGCCGCTGCCGGTCATCGCGTCGAACACCCCGCTCGATGAGGCGACCACGGTGCTGCGTCGTACGAGTGCGCATCTGGGCGCCGTCGTCGACGACAACGGCCGCACCATCGGCATCGTGCCACTCGCCGACCTGGTCGAAGAGTTCGTCGGCAACGTCCGGGACGAGACCCACCGGGTATGA
- a CDS encoding hemolysin family protein, with product MEILLLVASLVGFIALTLGTALFVAAEFSLTALERSTISADVAQRGDRRARLVQRAHSTLSFQLSGAQLGITITTLITGYIAEPVLARIIKPPLAAAGVSESVASATSLILALVIATSLSMVLGELIPKNLAIAKSLAVARATSGPMTAFSAVFRWAINGLNGTANWIVRRFGIEPTDELASARSPQELVSLVRNSARRGALDEQTATLVDRSLRFGELTAEDLMTPRVTIDTLERDDTVRDLVMASSRTGHSRFPVVVDGDLDDLVGVVHIKQAFTVPPERQATTRITSIARNVPRVPASLDGDALMKRIRADGMELCVVIDEYGGTAGIVTTEDLIEEILGDVTDEHDYERADVAIDGNGYLCAGLLRIDELYDATGYHAPDGPYDTLGGLIMYCLGRIPAVDDVVDLPRRSPVGDGDDDSPEMPEAGDDITWRATVAQMDGRRVDVVALRPAPADEPLTGEARDPEVSDG from the coding sequence GTGGAGATCCTTCTTCTCGTCGCGAGCCTGGTCGGGTTCATCGCCCTCACGCTGGGAACCGCGCTCTTCGTCGCGGCCGAGTTCTCGCTGACCGCGCTCGAACGGTCCACGATCTCCGCCGATGTCGCCCAGCGCGGAGACCGTCGCGCACGCCTCGTGCAGCGTGCGCACTCGACGCTGTCGTTCCAGCTGTCGGGTGCCCAGCTCGGTATCACCATCACCACACTCATCACCGGCTACATCGCCGAACCCGTCCTCGCCCGCATCATCAAGCCGCCGCTGGCGGCGGCCGGCGTGAGCGAGTCGGTGGCCTCGGCGACATCCCTGATCCTCGCCCTCGTGATCGCCACGTCGCTGTCGATGGTCCTGGGCGAGCTGATCCCGAAGAACCTCGCGATCGCGAAGTCCCTGGCCGTCGCCCGCGCGACGTCGGGTCCGATGACGGCTTTCTCCGCGGTCTTCCGCTGGGCGATCAACGGACTCAACGGCACCGCCAACTGGATCGTCCGGCGATTCGGCATCGAACCCACCGACGAACTCGCCTCGGCCCGGTCGCCGCAGGAACTCGTGTCCCTGGTCCGCAACTCGGCCCGGCGCGGTGCGCTCGACGAGCAGACCGCGACCCTCGTGGACCGGTCGCTGCGCTTCGGTGAACTGACCGCCGAGGACCTGATGACCCCGCGCGTCACCATCGACACCCTCGAACGCGACGACACCGTCCGCGACCTGGTGATGGCGTCGTCGCGCACCGGCCACTCGCGCTTCCCGGTCGTCGTCGACGGAGACCTCGACGACCTGGTGGGCGTGGTCCACATCAAGCAGGCCTTCACCGTCCCGCCCGAACGCCAGGCCACCACCCGGATCACGTCGATCGCGCGCAACGTGCCGCGAGTGCCCGCCAGCCTGGACGGCGACGCCCTGATGAAACGCATCCGCGCCGACGGCATGGAGCTGTGCGTCGTCATCGACGAATACGGCGGCACCGCCGGGATCGTCACCACCGAGGACCTCATCGAGGAGATCCTCGGGGACGTCACCGACGAGCACGACTACGAACGCGCCGATGTCGCGATCGACGGAAACGGTTACCTGTGCGCGGGGCTGCTCCGGATCGACGAGCTCTACGACGCCACCGGCTATCACGCGCCCGACGGCCCGTACGACACCCTCGGCGGCCTGATCATGTACTGCCTCGGACGCATCCCCGCCGTCGACGACGTCGTCGACCTGCCACGCCGCTCCCCCGTCGGCGACGGCGACGACGACTCCCCCGAGATGCCCGAGGCCGGCGACGACATCACCTGGCGGGCCACCGTCGCACAGATGGACGGCCGGCGTGTCGACGTCGTCGCGCTGCGCCCGGCCCCGGCGGACGAACCGCTGACCGGAGAAGCGCGAGATCCGGAGGTGTCCGATGGGTGA
- a CDS encoding GuaB1 family IMP dehydrogenase-related protein, with amino-acid sequence MRFIEGHRPTHDLTYDDVFIVPNRSDVSSRFDVDLSTSDGSGTTIPLVVANMTAVAGKRMAETVARRGGLVVLPQDLPIEAAAASIAFVKSRHLVADTPVTLTPSDSVTDAVALIPKRSHGVAVVVDDDGRPVGVVTEKRCRDVDRFARVREVLDPDIVTLPVDTPPREVFDALGDLHLGVAVLVDADGRLAGVLNRVGALRHAIYEPNVDDAGALRIAAAVGINGDVVGKASALVAAGADLLVMDTAHGHQEKMLTALKSVADAGLGVPIAAGNVVSAEGTLDLIAAGASIIKVGVGPGAMCTTRMMTGVGRPQFSAVAECAGVAAGHGASVWADGGVRHPRDVALALAAGASNVMVGSWFAGTHESPGDLLEDEHGTYKVSFGMASKRAVAARSSGDSPYDRARKSLFEEGISTSRIRLDHDRPGVEDLIDHICSGIRSTATYTGSRSLRELHDKVVLGIQSPAGFAEGRPLPGGW; translated from the coding sequence GTGCGATTCATCGAAGGCCATCGGCCGACCCACGACCTGACCTACGACGATGTGTTCATCGTCCCCAACAGGTCCGATGTCAGTTCGCGATTCGATGTCGATCTGTCGACATCGGACGGCAGCGGGACCACCATCCCGCTCGTCGTGGCGAACATGACCGCGGTCGCGGGTAAGCGCATGGCCGAGACGGTTGCGCGTCGCGGCGGACTCGTGGTCCTCCCACAGGACCTCCCCATCGAGGCCGCCGCGGCATCGATCGCCTTCGTGAAATCGCGCCATCTCGTGGCCGACACCCCGGTCACGCTCACCCCGTCGGATTCGGTGACCGACGCGGTCGCGTTGATTCCGAAACGATCCCACGGTGTCGCGGTCGTCGTCGACGACGACGGACGTCCGGTCGGTGTCGTCACCGAGAAGCGGTGCCGCGACGTCGACCGCTTCGCCCGGGTCCGCGAAGTGCTCGACCCCGACATCGTCACCCTCCCCGTGGACACCCCTCCTCGCGAGGTGTTCGACGCGCTCGGCGACCTCCACCTCGGCGTGGCCGTGCTCGTCGATGCCGACGGCAGGCTGGCGGGGGTGCTGAACCGGGTCGGCGCGCTCCGCCACGCGATCTACGAGCCCAATGTCGACGACGCCGGCGCGCTGCGGATCGCAGCGGCCGTCGGGATCAACGGCGACGTGGTCGGCAAGGCCAGCGCACTGGTCGCCGCCGGGGCCGATCTGCTCGTCATGGACACCGCGCACGGGCATCAGGAGAAGATGCTGACCGCCCTGAAATCGGTTGCCGACGCCGGGTTGGGTGTTCCGATCGCGGCCGGGAACGTGGTCTCGGCCGAGGGCACCCTCGACCTCATCGCCGCGGGCGCGTCGATCATCAAGGTCGGCGTCGGCCCCGGGGCGATGTGCACCACCCGGATGATGACCGGCGTGGGGCGTCCGCAGTTCTCGGCGGTGGCCGAATGTGCCGGGGTCGCAGCGGGTCACGGCGCGTCGGTGTGGGCCGACGGCGGTGTCCGTCACCCGCGTGATGTCGCCCTGGCCCTGGCGGCCGGCGCGTCGAACGTGATGGTCGGTTCGTGGTTCGCCGGTACCCACGAATCACCCGGAGATCTCCTCGAGGACGAACACGGCACGTACAAGGTGAGTTTCGGCATGGCGTCGAAACGTGCGGTGGCCGCGCGGTCGAGCGGCGACAGCCCGTACGACCGCGCCCGCAAGAGCCTCTTCGAAGAGGGCATCTCGACATCACGCATCCGGCTCGACCACGACCGACCCGGCGTCGAGGACCTCATCGACCACATCTGTTCCGGGATCCGCAGCACCGCCACCTACACCGGGTCCCGCAGCCTGCGGGAGCTACACGACAAGGTCGTCCTCGGAATCCAGTCGCCCGCCGGTTTCGCCGAAGGGCGTCCCCTGCCGGGCGGGTGGTGA
- the gndA gene encoding NADP-dependent phosphogluconate dehydrogenase translates to MNNVEASSPSGKAQIGVTGLAVMGSNIARNFARNGYTVALHNRSVAKTDALLANHGSDGTFIRTETVAEFVAALERPRRVLIMVKAGDATDAVINELADAMEPGDIIIDGGNALYTDTIRREAAMSARGLNFVGAGISGGEEGALNGPSIMPGGPAESYKSLGPLLESIAAQVDGEPCCTHIGPDGSGHFVKMVHNGIEYADMQLIGEAYDLMRKALDLPVAEIADVFREWNTTELESYLIEITADVLSQVDAETGKPLVDVIVDAAGQKGTGRWTVKSALDLGIPTTGIAEAVFARALSSSTDQRVAARGLSSGNLGATPTDKAQFINDIKTALYASKVVAYAQGFDQIAAGSAEYGWNVDRGSLATIWRGGCIIRAQFLNRIREAYADDPELPSLLLAPYFREAVEVGIDSWRRVVSTATLLGIPVPAFASSLSYYDGLRAERLPAALTQGLRDFFGAHTYQRVDKEGTFHTLWSGDRSEVTE, encoded by the coding sequence ATGAACAACGTCGAGGCATCGTCACCGTCCGGGAAAGCTCAGATCGGCGTCACCGGTCTGGCCGTCATGGGTTCGAACATCGCGCGCAACTTCGCCCGTAACGGGTACACCGTCGCGCTGCACAACCGCAGCGTCGCGAAGACCGACGCGCTGCTCGCCAACCACGGCAGCGACGGCACCTTCATCCGCACCGAGACGGTCGCCGAATTCGTCGCCGCACTCGAGCGCCCGCGCCGCGTGCTCATCATGGTCAAGGCCGGCGACGCCACCGACGCGGTGATCAACGAGCTCGCCGACGCGATGGAGCCCGGCGACATCATCATCGACGGCGGCAACGCGCTCTACACCGACACCATCCGCCGCGAGGCAGCGATGTCGGCACGCGGACTGAACTTCGTCGGCGCCGGCATCTCCGGCGGCGAGGAAGGCGCCCTCAACGGCCCGTCGATCATGCCCGGCGGCCCCGCCGAGTCCTACAAGTCCCTCGGCCCGCTGCTCGAGTCGATCGCGGCCCAGGTCGACGGCGAACCCTGCTGCACCCACATCGGCCCCGACGGCAGCGGCCACTTCGTCAAGATGGTCCACAACGGCATCGAATACGCCGACATGCAGCTCATCGGCGAGGCCTACGACCTCATGCGCAAGGCCCTCGACCTACCCGTCGCCGAGATCGCCGACGTCTTCCGCGAGTGGAACACCACCGAACTCGAGAGCTACCTCATCGAGATCACCGCCGACGTCCTCAGTCAGGTCGACGCCGAGACCGGCAAGCCCCTCGTCGACGTCATCGTCGACGCCGCCGGCCAGAAGGGGACCGGCCGCTGGACGGTGAAGTCCGCACTGGACCTGGGCATCCCGACCACCGGCATCGCCGAGGCCGTCTTCGCCCGCGCCCTGTCGAGCTCCACCGACCAGCGGGTAGCCGCGCGCGGCCTGTCCTCGGGCAACCTCGGTGCCACACCGACCGACAAGGCGCAGTTCATCAACGACATCAAGACCGCGCTCTACGCCTCGAAGGTCGTCGCCTACGCACAGGGCTTCGACCAGATCGCCGCGGGCAGCGCCGAATACGGCTGGAACGTCGACCGCGGATCGCTGGCCACCATCTGGCGCGGCGGCTGCATCATCCGCGCGCAGTTCCTCAACCGCATCCGCGAGGCCTACGCCGACGATCCCGAACTCCCCAGCCTGCTGCTGGCCCCCTACTTCCGCGAAGCGGTCGAGGTCGGCATCGACAGCTGGCGTCGGGTGGTCTCGACCGCCACCCTGCTCGGCATCCCGGTGCCGGCCTTCGCGTCGTCGCTGTCCTACTACGACGGCCTGCGCGCCGAGCGCCTGCCCGCCGCTCTCACCCAGGGACTGCGCGACTTCTTCGGCGCCCACACCTACCAGCGCGTCGACAAGGAAGGCACCTTCCACACCCTGTGGAGCGGCGACCGCTCGGAAGTGACCGAATAG
- a CDS encoding M56 family metallopeptidase codes for MTALLFGIVSLVLAGPVPEALSRARWPIRAPRAAMTLWQAIALAAVLSAFSCGLAVAANLLVIGADGTPTTHPLREIDRLGLPLWLTCVGVFILTLLVGARLFYTTIRVGLRTRARRKAHRQLIDILDRCDRTDADDPLYARDVRMIDVEQPLAYCLPGLRQRVVVSEGVVHRLTRDELIAVIAHERAHLRARHDLVLEAFIALHEAFPRFVRSSSALGAAELLVEALADDQAVRATAPTTLGRALVACADAVAPRGAMAVGGPTTLTRVHRLRDDRPAHWIAVGAYVTAAAILVLPTLAVAIPWLTELNRLMSAF; via the coding sequence ATGACCGCCTTGCTCTTCGGCATCGTCAGCTTGGTGCTCGCCGGCCCCGTACCCGAGGCACTGTCCCGGGCCCGATGGCCGATCCGAGCCCCACGCGCGGCGATGACGCTGTGGCAGGCCATCGCGCTCGCCGCCGTGTTGTCGGCGTTCAGCTGCGGCCTGGCGGTCGCGGCCAACCTCCTGGTGATCGGGGCCGATGGCACTCCGACGACTCATCCACTCCGAGAGATCGATCGTCTCGGCCTCCCGCTGTGGCTGACCTGCGTGGGAGTCTTCATCCTCACCCTGCTGGTCGGCGCCCGCCTCTTCTACACGACCATCCGCGTCGGACTCCGCACCCGCGCCCGTCGCAAGGCCCATCGCCAGCTGATCGACATCCTCGACCGCTGCGACCGGACCGATGCGGACGATCCCCTCTACGCACGAGACGTCCGGATGATCGACGTCGAGCAGCCGCTCGCCTACTGTCTCCCCGGATTGCGGCAGCGCGTCGTCGTCAGCGAGGGGGTCGTGCACCGCCTGACCCGCGACGAGCTCATCGCCGTCATCGCCCACGAACGGGCTCATCTGCGGGCACGTCACGATCTCGTCCTCGAGGCCTTCATCGCCCTGCACGAGGCCTTCCCGCGGTTCGTCCGCTCCAGTTCCGCGCTCGGCGCCGCCGAACTGCTCGTCGAGGCCCTCGCCGACGATCAGGCCGTCCGCGCCACCGCGCCGACCACCCTCGGACGCGCACTCGTCGCCTGCGCCGATGCCGTCGCCCCCCGCGGTGCCATGGCCGTCGGCGGACCCACCACGCTCACTCGCGTCCACCGCCTGCGCGACGACCGTCCGGCCCACTGGATCGCGGTCGGCGCCTACGTGACCGCCGCCGCCATCCTCGTACTGCCGACCCTCGCGGTCGCGATTCCGTGGCTCACCGAGCTCAATCGCCTGATGTCGGCGTTCTGA
- a CDS encoding BlaI/MecI/CopY family transcriptional regulator, with amino-acid sequence MRKMNGLGDLERAVMDTLWAGSEPKTVRQVHAELSRDRSLAYTTVMTVLQRLAKKNLVTQIRDDRAHKYVPTHPREDLVASLMVDALSEADAPGSRHAALVSFVGRVGADEAAALRHALDELEAARGTHETG; translated from the coding sequence ATGCGAAAGATGAATGGGCTAGGCGACCTCGAGCGCGCGGTGATGGACACGTTGTGGGCCGGCTCCGAACCGAAGACCGTCCGGCAGGTGCATGCCGAGCTGTCGCGGGATCGGTCACTCGCCTACACGACGGTGATGACCGTGCTGCAGCGGCTCGCGAAGAAGAACCTGGTGACCCAGATCCGCGACGACCGTGCACACAAGTACGTCCCGACCCACCCTCGTGAAGACCTGGTCGCGAGCCTGATGGTCGACGCACTCAGTGAGGCCGACGCGCCGGGATCGCGGCATGCCGCCCTGGTGTCGTTCGTCGGACGGGTCGGGGCCGACGAGGCCGCAGCCCTTCGTCACGCCCTCGATGAACTCGAAGCCGCACGAGGAACGCACGAGACCGGCTAG
- a CDS encoding urease subunit gamma, translated as MRLSPHEQERLLISYAAELARRRQARGLRLNHPEAVALITDHVLEGARDGRSVAELMTSGREVLGRDDVMDGVPEMLHDVQVEATFPDGTKLVTVHDPIA; from the coding sequence GTGCGACTGTCGCCGCATGAACAAGAACGGCTGTTGATCTCGTATGCGGCCGAACTCGCGCGACGGAGGCAGGCCCGCGGGCTCAGGCTCAACCATCCCGAAGCGGTCGCGCTCATCACCGACCACGTCCTCGAAGGTGCCCGCGACGGTAGGTCGGTGGCCGAACTCATGACGTCGGGCCGCGAGGTGCTCGGACGCGACGACGTGATGGACGGCGTGCCCGAGATGCTGCACGACGTCCAGGTCGAGGCGACCTTCCCCGACGGCACCAAGCTGGTGACCGTCCACGACCCGATCGCCTGA
- a CDS encoding urease subunit beta, translating into MSGTPPTATRSSLVPGEVIPAEGTIELNAGADAVELTVVNSGDRPVQVGSHVHFPQSNAALDFDRALAHGRRLDIPAGTAVRFEPGIEMTVGLVPLGGTREVYGISLDPPGRCGPVDSPAPGTDNTDGSK; encoded by the coding sequence ATGTCGGGTACGCCACCCACCGCCACACGCTCCTCGCTCGTCCCGGGCGAGGTGATCCCCGCCGAGGGCACGATCGAGCTGAACGCCGGCGCCGATGCCGTCGAGTTGACGGTGGTCAACTCCGGTGACCGCCCGGTACAGGTCGGCAGCCATGTGCACTTCCCGCAGTCCAACGCGGCACTGGACTTCGACCGGGCGCTCGCGCACGGCCGACGCCTCGACATCCCCGCCGGCACCGCGGTGCGGTTCGAGCCGGGTATCGAGATGACCGTCGGACTGGTCCCGCTCGGGGGCACTCGTGAGGTGTACGGGATCTCGCTGGATCCGCCGGGGCGGTGCGGGCCGGTGGATTCCCCGGCGCCCGGGACCGACAACACCGACGGGAGCAAGTGA
- a CDS encoding urease subunit alpha, with amino-acid sequence MATLGRDRYAQLFGPTTGDLIRLADTDLLIEVTDDLSGGPGRAGEEAVFGGGKVIRESMGQSRATRADGAPDTIITGVVILDHWGIIKADLGIRDGRIVALGKAGNPDTMDGIHPDLVIGPSTEIIAGNGKIVTPGAIDCHVHFICPQIMDEALGNGITTLIGGGTGPAEGSKATTVTPGAWHLASILAATDHWPVNIALLGKGNTVSAAAMHEQIRAGASGFKLHEDWGSTPAAIDACLRVADETGVQVALHSDTLNEAGFVESTLGAIAGRGIHAYHTEGAGGGHAPDIITVAAYPNVLPSSTNPTRPHTVNTLDEHLDMLMVCHHLNPTVPEDLAFAESRIRPSTIAAEDLLHDLGAISMIGSDSQAMGRVGEVVLRTWQTAHVMKRKRGALPGDGRADNNRAQRYIAKYTICPAVAHGFDDEIGSVEVGKLADLVLWDPAFFGVRPDLVIKGGAIAWAAMGDANASIPTPQPVLPRPMFGAAPKLAAATSVSFVAPGADPDLAERIGLDRRLVPVKNTRGVGKADMVNNDACPTIEVDPDTFTVKVDGEVWDAEPVSELPMAQRYFLF; translated from the coding sequence ATGGCGACACTCGGACGCGACCGTTACGCGCAGCTGTTCGGCCCGACGACCGGCGACCTGATCCGCCTTGCCGACACCGATCTGCTCATCGAGGTCACCGACGACCTCTCCGGCGGTCCGGGACGCGCCGGCGAGGAAGCTGTGTTCGGCGGCGGCAAGGTGATCCGCGAGTCGATGGGCCAGAGCCGGGCGACTCGCGCCGACGGCGCTCCCGACACGATCATCACCGGTGTCGTGATCCTGGACCACTGGGGAATCATCAAGGCGGACCTGGGAATCCGCGACGGACGCATCGTCGCGCTGGGTAAGGCCGGCAACCCCGACACGATGGACGGTATTCACCCCGATCTCGTCATCGGACCGTCGACCGAGATCATCGCCGGCAACGGCAAGATCGTCACCCCGGGTGCCATCGACTGCCACGTGCACTTCATCTGCCCGCAGATCATGGACGAGGCGCTCGGCAACGGCATCACGACGCTCATCGGCGGCGGTACCGGACCGGCCGAGGGCAGCAAGGCCACCACCGTCACGCCCGGCGCCTGGCACCTCGCGTCGATCCTCGCGGCCACCGACCACTGGCCGGTGAACATCGCACTGCTGGGCAAGGGCAACACGGTCAGCGCCGCCGCGATGCACGAGCAGATTCGTGCGGGCGCTTCGGGTTTCAAACTGCACGAGGACTGGGGGAGCACCCCCGCCGCGATCGACGCCTGTCTTCGGGTCGCCGACGAGACCGGGGTGCAGGTCGCACTCCACTCCGACACGCTCAACGAGGCCGGTTTCGTGGAGTCCACGCTCGGCGCGATCGCCGGACGCGGTATCCACGCGTATCACACCGAGGGGGCCGGCGGCGGCCACGCTCCCGACATCATCACGGTCGCCGCGTACCCCAATGTGCTTCCGTCGTCGACCAATCCGACGCGTCCGCACACCGTGAACACCCTCGACGAGCATCTCGACATGCTGATGGTGTGCCATCACCTGAACCCGACGGTGCCGGAGGATCTCGCCTTCGCGGAGAGCCGGATTCGCCCGTCCACCATCGCCGCCGAGGATCTGCTGCACGACCTCGGTGCGATCTCGATGATCGGTTCGGACTCGCAGGCGATGGGCCGTGTCGGCGAGGTGGTGCTGCGCACCTGGCAGACCGCACATGTGATGAAGCGCAAGCGCGGTGCGCTGCCGGGGGACGGCCGCGCCGACAACAACCGCGCCCAGCGATACATCGCCAAGTACACGATCTGCCCGGCCGTCGCGCACGGCTTCGACGACGAGATCGGGTCCGTCGAGGTCGGCAAGCTCGCGGACCTCGTCCTGTGGGACCCCGCGTTCTTCGGTGTCCGGCCGGACCTGGTGATCAAGGGTGGCGCGATCGCCTGGGCGGCGATGGGCGACGCGAACGCGTCGATCCCCACACCGCAGCCGGTCCTCCCGCGCCCGATGTTCGGTGCCGCACCGAAACTGGCCGCCGCGACGTCGGTGAGCTTCGTCGCGCCCGGCGCGGACCCCGACCTCGCCGAGCGGATCGGCCTCGATCGCCGTCTCGTCCCGGTCAAGAACACCCGCGGCGTCGGCAAGGCCGACATGGTCAACAACGACGCCTGCCCGACGATCGAGGTCGATCCCGACACCTTCACGGTGAAGGTCGACGGCGAGGTGTGGGACGCGGAGCCGGTCTCCGAGCTGCCGATGGCGCAGCGGTACTTCCTGTTCTGA
- a CDS encoding urease accessory protein UreF yields the protein MPDRPDTQPSSPAHAPLAMMLSLADSRLPVGGHVHSGGVEQAIADGFIRTATDLADFLYRRVTTSGLVAASVAAGVADGVLEVGAAQCEMDARTPSAAARKASLAQGRGMVRLARRMFPDHDWSAHRPTTHLPVISGSIGAASSLSGFHTALILVYTTMSGSATAGQRLLALDPADVSIMIADLGAECERVAAEAAMGLADLSDPILDVFAERHERQPMPLFMS from the coding sequence ATGCCCGATCGTCCGGATACGCAGCCCTCTTCGCCCGCACACGCCCCGCTGGCGATGATGTTGTCGCTGGCCGACTCCCGGTTGCCGGTCGGCGGACACGTGCATTCCGGTGGGGTGGAACAGGCGATCGCCGACGGATTCATCCGTACGGCAACCGATCTCGCGGACTTCCTGTACCGGCGGGTCACCACGAGCGGCCTCGTGGCGGCGTCGGTGGCGGCCGGGGTCGCCGACGGTGTGCTCGAAGTAGGTGCGGCGCAATGTGAGATGGACGCCCGCACCCCGTCGGCCGCCGCGCGTAAGGCCTCACTCGCCCAGGGGCGCGGGATGGTCCGTCTCGCGCGCCGGATGTTCCCCGACCACGACTGGTCGGCGCATCGGCCGACGACACACCTTCCGGTGATCAGCGGGTCGATCGGCGCCGCGTCGTCGCTCTCCGGATTCCATACCGCGCTGATCCTGGTGTACACGACGATGAGTGGTTCGGCGACCGCCGGCCAGCGCCTGCTCGCCCTCGATCCGGCGGATGTCTCGATCATGATCGCCGACCTCGGCGCCGAATGCGAACGAGTCGCGGCCGAGGCGGCGATGGGATTGGCGGATCTGTCCGACCCGATCCTGGACGTCTTCGCCGAACGCCATGAGCGGCAACCGATGCCGCTGTTCATGTCCTGA
- the ureG gene encoding urease accessory protein UreG: MPPHLIDGQPHTHDHDRPRRKREPGEALRIGVGGPVGSGKTALVAALCRQLRDELSVAVLTNDIYTTEDADFLRRNAVLPDERITAVQTGGCPHTAIRDDITANLDAIDDLVDANPPLDLILVESGGDNLTATFSTGLIDVQIFVIDVAGGDKVPRKGGPGVTFSDLLVINKTDLAERVNADLGVMRRDADKVREGRPTAMISLTDDPAATDVLAWVREQLAAPVTTG, encoded by the coding sequence ATGCCCCCGCATCTCATCGACGGGCAGCCCCACACCCACGACCACGACCGGCCCCGCCGGAAGCGCGAACCCGGTGAGGCTCTGCGGATCGGCGTCGGCGGCCCTGTCGGGTCCGGCAAGACGGCCCTCGTCGCCGCACTCTGCCGTCAGCTGCGCGACGAGCTCTCGGTCGCGGTGCTGACCAACGACATCTACACGACCGAGGACGCAGACTTCCTGCGCCGCAACGCGGTCCTGCCGGACGAGCGGATCACGGCGGTGCAGACCGGCGGCTGCCCACACACCGCGATCCGTGACGACATCACCGCGAACCTCGACGCGATCGACGACCTCGTCGACGCCAATCCGCCGCTCGACCTGATCCTGGTGGAGTCCGGCGGCGACAACCTCACCGCGACGTTCTCGACCGGCCTCATCGACGTCCAGATCTTCGTGATCGACGTCGCCGGCGGCGACAAGGTGCCGCGCAAGGGCGGTCCGGGCGTCACCTTCTCGGATCTGCTCGTGATCAACAAGACCGACCTCGCCGAGCGCGTGAACGCCGACCTCGGGGTCATGCGTCGGGATGCGGACAAGGTCCGCGAGGGACGGCCGACGGCGATGATCTCGCTGACCGACGACCCGGCCGCGACCGACGTGCTGGCCTGGGTCCGCGAGCAGCTCGCCGCACCGGTGACGACCGGATAG